The sequence below is a genomic window from Streptomyces sudanensis.
GTCCTCCTCTTGCTTCTTCTGCCAGTCAAAGCCGATGGTGTCGACCAGCGAGCTGGCTGCGGAACCCACGATCGGGATCTCTCCGACGAACGCGTTCACACCGTTGACGGTGTACGTCGTGGTCTTCTCCGCCCAGTCGTCCTTTTCATCGTGTCGGTCGGCGATGACGTCCTCACCGATGCCGCTGAGCACGCCGAGGGCATGGCCGATGTCCTTGGTCTCCGCGTTCCAGGCAGCGCTCTCGCCGGGCACATTTCCGGCGAAACTGGGGAGCTGATCGAGCAGGGAAGCCGAGTAGACGCGTTCGGCGGTGTGGAGCAGCGAGAAAGCGTACGGATCGTCCGCGAGGCCACGCGTCACGCGGACCAGGCTGGCCTGGCCGACGGCGATCTGGTAGCCGCCCTGGTCGGAGCGAACGACCGATTCCTCGCCCCTGACACCGCCGAGGTTCTGCCCCTCGAAGATCACATGGGTGTCGGCCACGTAGTCCGCGAGGGCCCTGGCCATGGGGGTCCGAAGGTCGTTCAGCTCCTCCGGAAGTTCATGGCCCTTCATATCCGCGTCGAGCATCTTGACGGCGTGGTGCATCACCCGGGCCTGCCCCTCCGTGTGCGTTCCCGGCGGGCCTGCGTCATGGCCGGGCGGGTGCCCGGTCGCCGCGGCCTGAAGCGCCGCACCGAGACCGGCCGACGACGACCCGCCCCAGTCGCGCTCGGTGAGGAGGTGCTTGAGGTGGTCGTTCTCGTTTCCCGGAGCCTTCGGGTCGAGGAAGTACTCGGCCGCTTCCGGGTTCTTGCTCATGACGGTGAGAAGGCCGGCGAGCGGGTCGGCCGCGAAGTCCGCGCGCCCGGCGCCGTCCGCGTCGTGCCACAGTTCGAGCCCGTTGCCCTCGGCGTCGAGAATTCCCTCACCCACGTCGTTGAGGAACTGCTTTCCATAGCCTCCGCCTTCGGACATCAGAGTCACGAGGGTCTGGTAGCCGCGGGCGCTTCCATCCTTGTCCATCGGCTTGTCGCCGGCATTCCGCAACTCGACGAGGAAGGCCTTGTACATGTCGGAACTCGGGTCCTTGGTCCCCGTGCCGAGCGTCGAAGCGAGACTTGCGCTGATCGACTCGTAGAGCTTCTTGTCCCCCGCCGAGACGCCGGATTCCCGCGCCGCCAGCATCATCTGGTCGGCCAGTTGCAGAGTGTCCTTCCCGCCCAGCCCGTACAGGAACGCCTCGCTGAAACGCTTGTCATGGGCGTTCGCACGGAGGAGGTTCCGATACTGCTCCAACTCCTCCGACGACGCCTTTCCGGAGCGCACCTTCTGGGTCAGGAGGAGGGCCTCGACGGCCTCCACGTCACCGACGGGGCGCAGGTTGAACCCGGAGGGCGCGGTGCCGTCCGCACCGGAGGCGCTGAGCAGGGCCCTCTTCACGTCCTCGTCGTAGTCGTTGACCGCCTTCACGGCACTGGTGATGTTCCTCGTGTACGACTGCTCGACCTCGCGGAGGTCGGGCTGGTGTCGGACACTGTTCGCCGTTGCGGCATCGACCTTGCTGTAGTCGAAGCTCGCGACGCCTCCCTCGGAGACTTTCATGCCCGCGTCGACGGCGTCGGCGACGGCCGATTTGACCTGGGCCTTCAGCCGTACGAGCGTGCTGTGGGCGTCGCGTAGGACCGACTCCATCGCGCGGGCTTCCCGGTACGCCGCCGCGTACTCCTGCCGGGTCACTCCGAGCGGCTGGAGGGACGCGTCGGCGCTCTGCCCACGCCAGTCACCACCCACCGACAGGCTCTTGACGCCTTGTTCGTAGGAGTCCGCCAGCTTCTTCAGGTCGGTGGCGGTCCGCTTCCAGCTGTCCGCCGCGCTGGTGAGGACGGACAGGTCCGTCTCCAGGATCTGCTGATAGGTCGGCACGTCTCCCCTTACAGGCCGGTGAGCTTCGACTTCGGCGTCTGCAGCCCCTGGCCCACGTCGAGGTCGGTGTTGAGCAGGTCCTTGGCCGCACCCCGCAACTGCGTCGCGTTGGTGGAGAGCCGCCCCACGAGGCGGGTGACCTGGTCCTCCCACTTCTCATGGGACTTCTTCAGGCCGGCGGCCGTGTCCCAACCCTCGAAGGCACGAGCGGCGGCGGTCATGGTCGCGTCCACCGTGTCGCCCGCCTCACGCGTGGGCTTCACCAGGTCCTTCTCGATCGTCTCGGCGAACTTCCGCTTCTTCGCCGGAGCGGACTTCAGGTCCGGTGCGCCGCCGCCTCCGCCTGCGGGCGCGAGCTGGTTGAGCCGCATGGCGGTTCGGCGTTCGAGTGCCGCCTGCTTGAGGTCGTTCCACTCTTCCTCGAACGACATCGTCCCCCCTTGGTCGGTCGCGGATTCCAACCCTAGGGGGTCCCGGAGCCGCCGCCCGCCGGGATCTGCGACTCCCGGCGCGGTGCCGCGGCGCCGATGGCCGGAACCACGCGGGCACCGACCGGATCCGTACGCGCCCCGGGGCGGTCTCGCGACGCGGGGCAGGTCCGAGGAGGGCACGGCGACGCCCTCCCGAAGGGTCGTACGGCCCCCGGCGGGACCGGGCAACCGCCGCCCTCGCGGCGAAGGAACCAGCCGCGTCCCGCTCCCCGGTCGGCTCCGTGTCGCGGGCGCCCGGGGCCTTCGGCGGCGTCGCCGCACGTGGGCGGCGTCGTTCAGCGGACCAGCCGGGTCAGGTCGACGTCCAGGTCGAAGGGCACCGGTGCCTTGACCCGTTCGCGGTGGATGCCGGTGGCGACGTACGCCCGCGTGGTGTCGTCCAGCTCGTAGGAGTGGACGACGGGGAGGCCGTGCTCCTCCTCGATCCGCCAGAAGTGCCGGATACCGGCGCGGGCGTACGTGAAGGGCTTGGTCTCCCGGTCGCGTTCCCGGGACTCCTCGGAGACGACCTCGACGACCAGGTCCCCCTCATGGGGCAGGAAACGGGTGCGGTCGGGGTCGTACGCGACGTCGGCGGCGACCACGTCCGGCTCAAGGCGGCTCTTCGTGCTCAGCCGCACGGTCATCCGGGCCTCGACGGTACGGCCGGGGGGCGCCTGCTGTTCGAGGACCGCAGTGAGGCGGCGCACGACCCGGTCGTGCCAGGAGCGCTGGGGACACAGCGCGAGGACCAGCGCTCCGTCGATCAGTTCCGTGCGGCGGGGGAGGTTCGGGATGTGGTCGAGGTCGTCGGCCTCCCACCCGCTGTCACGCGGCGGGTGGAGCCAGTCGGGAAGGGTGGCGGTCATGGCGTCCTCCAGGAGACGCACCGGCCGGCCCGACCGGCCGGGGCCTCGCCGTCAGGGGAGTACCGGCTCGCGCGGCGCCGCCCCCTCGGGCCCGTGGGCGCCGGGCGGGGGCGGCGCGGTCGCTCACGAGGGGNGGACCACCGCGGACTGGGGGCGGATGGGGAGGCGGTTGACGGGGCGGCCGGTGGCGGCGCGGACGGCCGAGGCGATGGCGGCCGGGGAGGTGACCACCGGGACCGCGCTCGCCGCCTTCGCGCCGAACGGGGCGACCACGTCCCGCTCCTCGACCAGTTTGACGATGCGGATGTCCGGGGCGTCCAGCGCCGTCGGCAGGGTGTAGCCCGTCAGGTCCGGGTGGCGGACCAGGCCGCGCGGGGTGCGGAGGTTCTCGGTGAGGGCCGCGCCCAGGCCCTGGGTGACGCCGGCCTCGATGCGGGTGGCGAGCTGCGCCGGGTTCAGGACGCGGCCCACGTCCTGCGCGACGGCCAGCTCGACGACCCGTACGGAGCCCAGCTCCACGTCCACGTCCACCACCGCGCGGATCGCGCAGAACGCCAGGCCCACGAACGCGTCGCCCTGCCCGGCCTCGTCCAGCGGCTCCGTCGGGTGGGGGCGGCACTGGGCCGTCGCCCACAGCTCCTTGCCCTCCAGCGTCTCGGCGACCGTGGTGGACAGGACCCCGTCGTACGAGGTGATCCGGCCGTCGGCGATCTGGAGCAGCTCCGTCGACATGCCGAACTTGTGCGCCAGCGGCTGGAGGAGCTGCGTGCGGACCATCTTCGCCGCGCGCTCCACCGCGCCGCCCGACACCCACGTGTGGCGGCCGTGCGCCGCCGGGCCCGCCGGCGGCTGGTCCGTGTCCACCGGCGCCACCCGCACGTCCTCCACGCCCAGGACCTCCTGGACGATCTGGCGGGCCAGCGTCGTGAAGCCCTGGCCGGTCTCCACGGCGGCGCACAGCACCGTCGCCACGCCGTCCTGCACCTTCACCGTCGCCGTCGACACCTCGTCCGTGCCCTCGGCGCCCAGCATGTGCACCATGCCCAGCGCGTAGCCGACGCCCCGCCGGACCGCGCTCGGCTCGCCCGCGCCCTCCGGCCCGCCCGGCAGCAGCCAGTCGTCCTCCGGGGCGTCCGCCGGGAGCGGTGGCAGCGGGTGCTCCCGTACCGCCGCCAGGAGTTCGGCGACCGGTGCCGGGCACGTCACCGTCTGGCCCGTCGGCAGCAGGTCGCCGGTCGCCAGGACGTTGCGCATGCGCAGCTCGGCCGGGTCCAGGCCCAGTCTCGCCGCCAGCTTGTCCATCTGGCCCTCGTACGCCGCGCACACCTGCATCGCGCCCTCGCCGCGGACGTGCCCGGCGGGCGGGTTGTTCGTACGGACGACCCAGCCCTCGACGAAGGCGTGCGGGACGACGTACGGGCCGCAGGCGAAGGAGACGGCCGCGGCCAGGGAGTCCGAGGAGGCGTCGGCGTACGCCCCGCCGTCGAGGAGGATCTGCGCCTCCACCTTCACCAGGCGGCCCTCGGCGTCCGCGTGGTGGCGGTAGCGCAGGAGCGTCGGGTGGCGGTGGGCGTGCCCGAGGAACGACTCCTCGCGGGTCGCGGCGAGCTTCACCGGCGCGCCCGTCCGCAGGGCCAGCAGGCCGAGCGGGATCTGGAAACCGGGGTCCTCCCGGTCGCCCATCGCGCCGGGCACGCCCGTCACGACGATCCTCACCCGCTCCGGCGGCAGGCCGAAGCACGCGGCGGCCAGGTCGCGGTCGGTGTGGGGGTCGGTGGACGCCGTGTAGATCTCGACGCCGCCGTCCGGGCGCGGCACCGCGAGACCGGCCTCCGCGCCGATGGGCGCCGGGTCCTGGCGGCCGATGCGGTACAGGCCCTCGACGATCACCTCGCCGGTGACGTCCGGGTCTCCGAAGCGCAGGGGGATGTGGCGGATCAGGTTGCCGTCCGGGTGCAGCGGCGGGGCGGAGAACGCCTGCTCCGGGTCGGTGACCGGTTCCAGCACCTCGTAGTCGACGATGATCGCCGCCGCCGCCAGCCGGGCCGTGTCCGGGTGGTCCGCGGCCACGGCCGCGATGGCCTCGCCGTGGTGGCGGACCACGTCGGCGGCGAAGACGGGGCGGTCGGCGATCGTCCTGCCGTACGCCGCGTCGCCCGGTACGTCCGCGTGGGTCACCACGGCCCGCACGCCGGGCATCGCCGCCGCGGCGGAGGTGTCGACGGACCGGATGCGCGCGTGCGGGTGCGGGGAGCGGAGGATCGCCGCCCACAGGAGGCCCTCGGCCCACAGGTCGGCGGCGTACGGGAAGGTGCCCGCCGCCTTGGCGGGGGCGTCGGCCGACGGCAGCGACGCGCCGAGCCCGCGGACGGGCGGCTCCTGCTCCTGTTCCTGCCGGGGGACCTCGACCGCCGGGATGGCGGTGGCCGCGTCGTTGCTCACGCCGTGCCTCCGTCGTGCGGATGGGGGACCTGGTGCGGGATGCGGACCTCGGGGCCGCGCTGGTCGGCCGGGTCGCCGGCCGCTCCCGGCCTTCCGGCGGCGCGTTCCGCGACGACCTCCCGTACGGCCCTGAGGGCGCCCTGGTAGCCGGTGCAGCGGCACAGGTTGCCGGACAGCGCCTGGCGGGCCTCCACGTCGCTGGGCGCGTGGTTGCCCTCCAGCAGGTCGTGCACGGTCATCGCCATGCCGGGGATGCAGAAGCCGCACTGGACGGCGCCGCAGCGGGTGAGGGCGCGCTGCACGTCGGAGGGCTCGCCGTCGACGGCCAGGCCCTCGACGGTGCGGACCTCGCTCCCCTCGGCGGTCGCGGCGGGGACCAGGCAGGAGGCGACGAGGCGGCCGTCGACCTGGACGTTGCACGCCCCGCACTCGCCCTGCGAGCAGCCGTCCTTCGCGCCGGCCAGGCCGAGGCGCTCGCGCAGCACGTACAGCAGGGACTCGCCGATCCACGCGCCGGTGACGGGGCGGTCGGCGCCGTTGACCCGCAGGACGTACGAGACGTGCGGGTGCTCCTCGCTCGCCGCCTCGCCGGGGGCGGGCGGGGCGGNGNNCGCCTCGCCGCTGTCCCTTNGCCGGGGGCGGCATCACCGGGGGTCGTCTCGCCGGGGGCGGCATCACCGGAGGTCGTCTCGTCGGGGGCGGCATCACCGGAGGCCGTCTCGTCGGGGGCGGCATCACCGGGAGCCGCGTCGCCCGGGGCGGGCCGGTCCTCGGGCACGACGTGGCCCGGGGCCGGTTCGTCGTGTCCCGCCCGGCCGGCCACCTGCCCGCCGGGCGCGGCGCGGTCGGGGGCCGCCCGGTCGTGCACCGGCTCCGCCTGAGCGTGCACCGGCTCCGCCCGGTCGGAGGTCTCGGGCGCCGGCGCCGGGTCGGATGCCGGCTCGCCGGGTGCGGCCCGGCCGTACGCCGCGGGGCCGGCGACAGCGGGCGCCTCCACGGACCCGGCGGCCGGGGTGCCGTCGGCGTTCCCGGCCGGAGCCGGTTCGGCGACCGCGCCGGCGGCGGAGTCCGGTCCGGGAACCATGCCGGATGCGGCGGCCGTGCCGGACGCGGGGGACGGCCCGGGGGCGGAGGACGGTCCGGGGGTCTTGGACAACGACGACCCTGTCGCATAACCACGCAAGTNGNGNGNNNNTGTGNGGNGGNNNACGGTCCGGGGGCGGGGGCGCCGCCGTCCGCGCCGGCCGCCGGGTCGCCGGTCATGGGGCCGCCGTCGGCTCCGTGGCCTCCGTCGGCCTCGGCCGGATCCGCCCCGGCGGGGCCGCCGGCCTGCTCGTCGGACACGGCGGAGGGCTCGTGGGAGACCGCCGGCGCGGGCTGCGACTGCGGGGCGACCTGCGGCTGCGGCTCGGCCTGGAACCGCGGCTCGGCCTGCGGCTGCGGGGCGACCGCCCAGGGGGCCGGGGCGCCGCCCGGCAGCGTCGCGGGGGCGCCGCCGGCCGTCCACAGGGGGCCCGGTGCGGGCGCCCCTCCCTCGGCGGCCGGGGCGTCGGCGGGAGCCGGCGCGGCCGTCCCGTACTCGTACGCGTACGGATGGACGGGGCCGGGAGCCGGCGCCCGCCCGGACGGAGCCGCCTCCGGGGCGTGCTCCGGCCCGTGGACGGGCGTGCCGTGCGCAGGCGTGCCATGCGCAGGCGTGCCGTGGACGGGCGTGCCGTGCGCGGGCGTGCCGTACTCCGACTCGTAGCCCTGCGGCGGCCGGTACCCCTGCTCCGGCTCGCCGTACGCCGGGGTGTACTCCGGCGCGGTGCCGAACCGCCCGGTGCCCATGCGGTACTCGCCCGACTCCTCGGGCAGGTCCCCCTGGGCGACCGGGATCGTCCAGTGGCCCGTCAGGTCGGCGGGCCCGGGGGCGGGAGGGTGCTCGGTGTCCGGGGCGGACGCGAAGTTCCAGTGGGCGGTGGCGTGCGGGTCGGCGATGTGCGGCGGTACGTAGCCGTGGCCGGGCGCCTCCAGCGGGGCGCCGTCCAGGGCGATGTCGGGCGGGAGGTGGACGAACGCCGTGGCGTCGCCGTCGTACTCCCCCTGCGGCGTCGGCTGCCAGCCTCCCCCGTCCCGCGCCCGCTCCTCGTTGCCGGTCTCGTCGGCGGTCACGACAGCGCCCTCCCCAGTGCTCGTCGGGCCAGCACGGACACCGTGCGGCGCAGTTGCAGTACGGCGGGCGGCAGCGGGGGCGGTGCCTCGCCCTCGGCGGCCGGCGGCTGGTCCGGGACGCAGGCCGCCGCGACGTACTCGCCGAACGCCGCGAGGGCCTCCGGCGCCAGCCCCCGCTCGCCGTCCCAGTCGACGAGCGAGGCGATCCACTGCTCGGCCTCCAGCGGGCGCAGCGGCATCGGCGCGATCGCCCCGACCGCGCAGCGCACCGCCCGCCGCGCCGGGTCCAGGACGACGGCGACGGAGGCGAGGGCGCGGCCCGGGCCGGTCCGCCCGGTGGCCTTGAGGAACACCTGCGGGGCGTGCAGCAGCGGCACCCGGACGAAGGCGACCAGCTCGCCCGGTTCGAGCATCGCGCGGCCGGCGAGCAGGTGCGAGACGGGGACCTCCCGGCCGCCGGACGGGCCGGCGACGACGAGGTCGGCCTCCAGGGCGGCCAGGACGGGCAGCGAGTCGCCGGTCGGCGCGGCGGTGACGACGTTGCCGCCGAGGGTGCCCGCGTTGCGGATCTGCGGCGGTCCCGCGGCGCGGGCCGCAGCGGCCAGGGCGGGGATGAGGGCGGCGAAGTCGGGGCGCCCCATGCGGGCGTGGGTGAGGCCGGCGCCGAGGAGGGCGTGGCCGTCCTGGTACTGCCACCCGCGCAGTTCGTTGATGCGGCCGAGGCCGACCAGGCCGGCGGGGCGCAGCCGGCCCTTGTTGACCGCGGCCATCAGGTCCGTGCCGCCGGCGACGGGCACGGCGGCGGGCATGGCGGCGAGCGCCGCCACGGCCTCGTCGAGCGAGGCCGGCAGCACGACGGAGCGCGCCGCCCTCGGTGCGTGCGTGGTCAACCCAGCTGCCCCTTCCCGCTGTCCCGGCCGTCCCGGCCGTGTTGCCGTACCGTACGCGCTCGCGGCCCGGACGTGGAAACTCTGGCACATCTTCGGGGACGGGCGGCGCGAGGGCCCGCGAGGGCGGGGCCGTCCGCGTCCCCGGAGCCGGGCGGACGGCCCGCTTCGCGGAGCCCCGCCACCGGAGGGGTGCCGGGACGCGGCGGGGCACCCGGCGCGGCGGAGTCACACGTTCGGGGCGCCCCCGGCCGGCCGGGGGCGNCNNGAACGCCGGTCCGCGGACGCGGCGGTCGGCACGGCGCCGCCGGGCACNGCGNGGNNCCCCGGCGCGCCCGGGGGCCCGTGTGCGGTCCGCGCGGCGGACCCGCGGCGCCCGGCGGCCGCCCGGGGGCCTCCCGCGGAAGGACGGCGGCCCGGAGGCCTACTTCTTGTCCTTGCCGCCCTTGTCCTTGTCGCCGCCCGCGCCCATGGAGTCGTAGATCTCCTTGCACATCGGGCAGACCGGGTACTTCTTGGGGTCGCGGCCGGGGACCCAGACCTTGCCGCACAGGGCGACCACGGGAGTGCCGTCGAGGGCACTCGCCATGATCTTGTCCTTCTGGACGTAGTGGGCGTAGCGCTCGTGGTCGCCGTCGCCGTGCGACACCTGCGGCGTCGGCTCCACGAGGGTGCCCGTACCTGCCCCGCGCTCGGGCTCGAGAGTGCTCATAACCGCCAAGGGTACTCATCCGGGCGCGGCTTCAGTTCAGGCTCGGGTCGTCCGGGTACGTCGCGATCATGGCGAGTTCGCTGCGCTGCCGCCTCAGCACGGCCCGCCACAGGTTCTCGGGGTCCGGGGACGACACGTCGCCCGGTTCGGACTCGACGACGAACCAGGCGCCGCCGCCCAGTTCCTCCTCCAGCTGGCCGGGCCCCCAGCCCGCGTACCCGGCGAAGATCCGCAGGCTGCCGAGGGCGGGGCCGAGCAGCTCCGGCGGGGCCTCCAGGTCCACGAGGCCGATCGCGCCGTGCACCCGGCGCCAGCCGAGGGGCCCCTCGTCGCCGGGGATCACCGCGACGCCGAGCGCCGCGTCGAGCGACACGGGCCCGCCCTGGAAGACCACGCCGGGCTCGCCCGCGAGGGGCGCCCAGGGCTCCAGGACGTCGCCCACGCCGACGGGGGTGGGCCGGTTGAGGACCACGCCGAGGGAGCCCTCGTCGTCGTGGTCGAGCAGCAGCACCACCGCCCGGTCGAAGTTCGGGTCGGCCAGCGCGGGGGTGGCGACGAGCAGCCGGCCCGCGAGCGAGGACACCTCCGTCATGCACACATGGTCCCGCATACCCGGCCCGCGCGGGGGGCGGCGGGGAGCGATCCGGCCGCCTTCCCGCGGCACGGCGGCCCGTCCGCCGCACGCGGCGGCGCACGCCCGGCCGGAAACAGGCCGTGACCGGGCGCGACACCTCCGGCACGGAGGGTGGCGAGTCGGGTTCCTCACGTCTTCCGCCGCTCTGCCGCCTTACGGGTCGGGGGCGAAAGCCCTTTACGCTTTTGTCTGGCCCCTGCCCGACCACATCCGGAACGCGAGATACATGACCGGCACAGACGATGTACTGCTTGTCCACGGCGGCACTCCGCTGGAGGGCGAGATCCGCGTCCGCGGCGCGAAGAACCTCGTGCCCAAGGCGATGGTCGCCGCCCTGCTCGGCAGCGGACCCAGCCGGCTGCGCAACGTGCCGGACATCCGCGACGTGCGGGTGGTCCGCGGGCTGCTCCAGCTCCACGGCGTGACCGTCCGCCCCGGCGACGAGCCGGGCGAACTGGTGATGGACCCGACGTACGTCGAGTCGGCGAACGTCGCCGACATCGACGCCCACGCGGGCTCCTCGCGCATCCCGATCCTGTTCTGCGGCCCGCTGCTGCACCGGCTCGGGCACGCGTTCATCCCCGGGCTGGGCGGCTGCGACATCGGCGGACGGCCGATCGACTTCCACTTCGAGGTGCTGCGGCAGTTCGGCGCGAGGATCGAGAAGCGCGAGGGCGGCCAGTACCTGGAGGCCCCCCGGAGGCTGCGCGGCACGAAGATCCGGCTGCCCTACCCGTCGGTGGGCGCGACCGAGCAGGTGCTGCTGACGGCGGTGCTGGCGGAGGGTGTGACGGAACTCTCCAACGCGGCCGTCGAGCCCGAGATCGAGGACCTCATCTGCGTCCTGCAGAAGATGGGCGCCATCATCGCGATGGACACCGACCGGACGATCCGAATCACCGGCGTGGACGAGCTGGGCGGCTACGCCCACCGCGCGCTCCCGGACCGCCTGGAGGCGGCGTCCTGGGCGTCGGCGGCGCTGGCGACCGAGGGCAACATCTACGTGCGCGGCGCGCAGCAGCGCTCGATGATGACCTTCCTCAACACGTACCGGAAGGTGGGCGGCGCCTTCGAGATCGACGACGAGGGCATCCGCTTCTGGCACCCGGGCGGCTCGCTGAACGCCATAGCCCTGGAGACGGACGTGCACCCGGGCTTCCAGACCGACTGGCAGCAGCCGCTGGTGGTGGCGCTGACGCAGGCCGCGGGCCTGTCGATCGTCCACGAGACGGTGTACGAGTCGCGGCTGGGCTTCACGTCGGCGCTGAACCAGATGGGCGCGCACATCCAGCTGTACCGGGAGTGCCTGGGCGGCTCCGACTGCCGTTTCGGCCAGCGGAACTTCCTGCACTCCGCGGTCGTGTCGGGCCCGACCCGGCTCCAGGGCGCCGACCTGGTCATCCCGGACCTGCGCGGCGGTTTCTCGTACCTGATCG
It includes:
- a CDS encoding DUF6571 family protein, whose amino-acid sequence is MPTYQQILETDLSVLTSAADSWKRTATDLKKLADSYEQGVKSLSVGGDWRGQSADASLQPLGVTRQEYAAAYREARAMESVLRDAHSTLVRLKAQVKSAVADAVDAGMKVSEGGVASFDYSKVDAATANSVRHQPDLREVEQSYTRNITSAVKAVNDYDEDVKRALLSASGADGTAPSGFNLRPVGDVEAVEALLLTQKVRSGKASSEELEQYRNLLRANAHDKRFSEAFLYGLGGKDTLQLADQMMLAARESGVSAGDKKLYESISASLASTLGTGTKDPSSDMYKAFLVELRNAGDKPMDKDGSARGYQTLVTLMSEGGGYGKQFLNDVGEGILDAEGNGLELWHDADGAGRADFAADPLAGLLTVMSKNPEAAEYFLDPKAPGNENDHLKHLLTERDWGGSSSAGLGAALQAAATGHPPGHDAGPPGTHTEGQARVMHHAVKMLDADMKGHELPEELNDLRTPMARALADYVADTHVIFEGQNLGGVRGEESVVRSDQGGYQIAVGQASLVRVTRGLADDPYAFSLLHTAERVYSASLLDQLPSFAGNVPGESAAWNAETKDIGHALGVLSGIGEDVIADRHDEKDDWAEKTTTYTVNGVNAFVGEIPIVGSAASSLVDTIGFDWQKKQEEDNEEDATDDRSENYGAEKDGLNKMLHNWGNRESIKDSDAYKTAQDGANVAFDQGLNNAAQHLRPPRG
- a CDS encoding Uma2 family endonuclease; the protein is MTATLPDWLHPPRDSGWEADDLDHIPNLPRRTELIDGALVLALCPQRSWHDRVVRRLTAVLEQQAPPGRTVEARMTVRLSTKSRLEPDVVAADVAYDPDRTRFLPHEGDLVVEVVSEESRERDRETKPFTYARAGIRHFWRIEEEHGLPVVHSYELDDTTRAYVATGIHRERVKAPVPFDLDVDLTRLVR
- a CDS encoding (2Fe-2S)-binding protein, whose translation is MLRERLGLAGAKDGCSQGECGACNVQVDGRLVASCLVPAATAEGSEVRTVEGLAVDGEPSDVQRALTRCGAVQCGFCIPGMAMTVHDLLEGNHAPSDVEARQALSGNLCRCTGYQGALRAVREVVAERAAGRPGAAGDPADQRGPEVRIPHQVPHPHDGGTA
- a CDS encoding FAD binding domain-containing protein; this translates as MTTHAPRAARSVVLPASLDEAVAALAAMPAAVPVAGGTDLMAAVNKGRLRPAGLVGLGRINELRGWQYQDGHALLGAGLTHARMGRPDFAALIPALAAAARAAGPPQIRNAGTLGGNVVTAAPTGDSLPVLAALEADLVVAGPSGGREVPVSHLLAGRAMLEPGELVAFVRVPLLHAPQVFLKATGRTGPGRALASVAVVLDPARRAVRCAVGAIAPMPLRPLEAEQWIASLVDWDGERGLAPEALAAFGEYVAAACVPDQPPAAEGEAPPPLPPAVLQLRRTVSVLARRALGRALS
- a CDS encoding DUF3039 domain-containing protein, whose amino-acid sequence is MSTLEPERGAGTGTLVEPTPQVSHGDGDHERYAHYVQKDKIMASALDGTPVVALCGKVWVPGRDPKKYPVCPMCKEIYDSMGAGGDKDKGGKDKK
- a CDS encoding YqgE/AlgH family protein; protein product: MTEVSSLAGRLLVATPALADPNFDRAVVLLLDHDDEGSLGVVLNRPTPVGVGDVLEPWAPLAGEPGVVFQGGPVSLDAALGVAVIPGDEGPLGWRRVHGAIGLVDLEAPPELLGPALGSLRIFAGYAGWGPGQLEEELGGGAWFVVESEPGDVSSPDPENLWRAVLRRQRSELAMIATYPDDPSLN
- the murA gene encoding UDP-N-acetylglucosamine 1-carboxyvinyltransferase, producing MTGTDDVLLVHGGTPLEGEIRVRGAKNLVPKAMVAALLGSGPSRLRNVPDIRDVRVVRGLLQLHGVTVRPGDEPGELVMDPTYVESANVADIDAHAGSSRIPILFCGPLLHRLGHAFIPGLGGCDIGGRPIDFHFEVLRQFGARIEKREGGQYLEAPRRLRGTKIRLPYPSVGATEQVLLTAVLAEGVTELSNAAVEPEIEDLICVLQKMGAIIAMDTDRTIRITGVDELGGYAHRALPDRLEAASWASAALATEGNIYVRGAQQRSMMTFLNTYRKVGGAFEIDDEGIRFWHPGGSLNAIALETDVHPGFQTDWQQPLVVALTQAAGLSIVHETVYESRLGFTSALNQMGAHIQLYRECLGGSDCRFGQRNFLHSAVVSGPTRLQGADLVIPDLRGGFSYLIAALAAQGTSRVHGIELINRGYENFMQKLVELGAKVELPGARAV